In Acholeplasma equirhinis, the following proteins share a genomic window:
- a CDS encoding ABC transporter ATP-binding protein codes for MQIKLEGLTKVFADPKAKTETRAVSNLDIVIPSGKLVGLLGPSGCGKSTTLYMISGLLYPTEGRIFFGDEDVTELTPEKRGIGLVFQNYALYPHMTVRKNILFPLENMNLRKKSIEEAYQKAHLLEAPAEAKAYYEYQEKLEVLQNKFRRMESEAKAQFDSALLAAAKKVLDAKAEAKATGDKTLVANAKTAYKAEVLEIKANHKSKIAQFEVDYALAKQEITPEGLDTLLKTIQAKYNAVEAKFNEDKKEIVAKVVAEETDPIKRKAKIQVKLDAMMPESVKLVHEAKSKNYKKYMNEQAIEMAKLVGIEDQLDKKPAQLSGGQQQRVAIARALVKKPKVLLLDEPLSNLDARLRLQTREEIKRIQKETGITTVFVTHDQEEAMSISDEIILMNFGEEQQKGQPQEVYDQPENLFVAKFLGTPPINLYNATLDGTKVMIDGKAVFESAKLKDSNAKEVVVGVRPEGYELAEDGKLTVDALFVETIGRDLALVSSHKNAISESMRIILNNDEVNLNGKKTVNFNLKPRKTFIFDKETGRRIA; via the coding sequence ATGCAAATTAAGTTAGAAGGATTAACCAAGGTATTCGCGGATCCAAAAGCTAAAACTGAAACACGCGCAGTTTCAAATTTAGACATTGTAATCCCATCAGGAAAACTGGTTGGTCTTTTAGGACCTTCAGGTTGCGGTAAATCAACAACACTTTATATGATTTCTGGTTTACTCTATCCAACAGAAGGTAGAATCTTCTTCGGTGACGAGGACGTAACCGAATTAACACCTGAAAAAAGAGGAATTGGTTTAGTTTTCCAAAACTATGCACTTTATCCTCATATGACTGTGAGAAAGAATATTCTATTCCCACTAGAAAATATGAATCTTCGCAAGAAGTCTATTGAAGAAGCTTATCAAAAAGCACACTTACTTGAAGCACCAGCAGAAGCTAAAGCTTATTATGAATATCAAGAAAAACTAGAAGTTCTTCAAAATAAATTTAGAAGAATGGAATCAGAAGCAAAAGCTCAATTTGACAGCGCACTTTTAGCGGCTGCTAAAAAAGTCTTAGATGCTAAGGCAGAAGCAAAAGCAACTGGTGATAAAACTCTAGTAGCAAACGCTAAAACAGCATATAAAGCTGAAGTACTTGAAATTAAAGCAAACCATAAATCAAAGATTGCTCAATTTGAAGTTGATTATGCACTAGCTAAACAAGAAATCACTCCGGAAGGATTAGATACTTTATTAAAGACTATTCAAGCTAAATACAATGCTGTAGAAGCTAAATTTAATGAAGATAAAAAAGAAATCGTCGCTAAGGTTGTTGCAGAAGAAACAGATCCAATTAAGCGTAAAGCTAAGATCCAAGTTAAACTTGATGCAATGATGCCAGAGAGCGTTAAACTCGTTCATGAAGCCAAATCCAAGAACTATAAGAAATATATGAATGAACAAGCAATTGAAATGGCTAAACTTGTTGGTATTGAAGATCAATTAGACAAGAAACCTGCTCAATTATCAGGTGGTCAACAACAACGTGTTGCAATTGCACGTGCGCTTGTTAAGAAACCAAAAGTATTATTACTTGATGAACCACTATCAAACTTAGATGCGCGTCTTCGTTTACAAACTCGTGAAGAAATTAAACGTATTCAAAAAGAAACTGGAATTACAACAGTATTCGTAACCCATGACCAAGAAGAAGCAATGTCAATTTCTGATGAAATTATCTTAATGAACTTCGGTGAAGAACAACAAAAAGGTCAACCACAAGAAGTTTATGACCAACCAGAAAACTTATTCGTTGCTAAATTCTTAGGTACACCACCAATCAACCTTTACAATGCAACTTTAGATGGTACTAAAGTCATGATCGACGGAAAAGCTGTCTTTGAATCTGCTAAACTTAAAGATTCAAATGCAAAAGAAGTGGTCGTTGGTGTTAGACCTGAAGGATATGAACTTGCTGAAGATGGCAAATTAACAGTTGATGCATTATTTGTTGAAACAATTGGCCGTGACTTAGCACTTGTATCATCACATAAAAATGCAATTTCTGAATCAATGAGAATTATTCTAAATAACGATGAAGTTAACTTAAATGGTAAGAAAACTGTTAATTTCAACCTAAAACCACGTAAAACATTTATCTTTGATAAAGAGACTGGTAGGAGAATTGCATAA
- the asnS gene encoding asparagine--tRNA ligase, which translates to MELTIRQIYKDPASFANQEIVLQGWIRNHRDQKEFGFINLNDGSFFETIQVVYEREKTKDFEQVTRLTVGSSIKVIGTLELTPERSQPFEIKAKEVELLGGADETYPIQPKRHTREFLREVAHLRPRTNLFSAVFRIRSLTAYAIHRFFQEQDFVYVNTPIITANDGEGAGEMFKVTTLNLDKLPRTEDGEIDYSKDFFGKAANLTVTGQLEGEAYAMAFRNIYTFGPTFRAENSNTMTHASEFWMIEPEMAFTDLAGNMEMIESMVKYVISYVLKHAPEEMAFFDKFVENGLLNKLNHVLNSEFTKITHKEAIDILLNAGVKFENKPAHGRDLAKEHEKYLTEKHFGTPVFVTNWPKDIKAFYMRLNDDNETVAAVDLIVAGSGELVGGSQREERLDLLEKRMEEMHIPKKDLDWYLDLRRYGGCVHSGFGLGFERLLIYLTGVENIRDVIPFPRTPKNLEF; encoded by the coding sequence ATGGAATTAACAATTAGACAAATATATAAAGATCCAGCTTCATTTGCAAATCAAGAAATTGTTTTACAAGGTTGGATTAGAAATCACCGCGATCAAAAAGAATTCGGATTTATTAATCTAAATGATGGTAGTTTCTTTGAAACTATTCAAGTTGTATATGAAAGAGAAAAAACAAAAGACTTTGAACAAGTAACACGTTTAACGGTTGGTTCATCAATCAAAGTTATTGGAACACTCGAATTAACACCAGAACGTAGCCAACCTTTTGAAATTAAAGCTAAAGAAGTCGAACTTTTAGGTGGAGCTGATGAAACATATCCAATTCAACCAAAACGCCATACAAGAGAATTCTTAAGAGAAGTTGCACATCTACGTCCAAGAACAAATCTATTCTCTGCAGTATTTAGAATTAGAAGCTTAACTGCTTATGCAATCCATAGATTTTTCCAAGAACAAGACTTTGTTTATGTCAACACACCAATCATCACTGCAAACGATGGTGAAGGTGCAGGTGAAATGTTTAAAGTGACTACTTTAAATTTAGACAAATTACCACGTACAGAAGATGGTGAAATCGATTATTCAAAAGACTTCTTTGGTAAAGCGGCTAACCTTACAGTTACAGGTCAACTTGAAGGTGAAGCTTATGCCATGGCATTTAGAAACATCTATACATTTGGGCCAACTTTCCGTGCTGAAAACTCCAATACAATGACTCACGCGTCAGAGTTTTGGATGATTGAACCAGAAATGGCATTCACAGATCTAGCAGGTAATATGGAAATGATTGAAAGCATGGTTAAATATGTCATTTCATATGTATTAAAACATGCCCCAGAAGAAATGGCATTCTTTGATAAGTTTGTTGAAAATGGACTTTTAAATAAACTCAATCACGTCTTAAACTCAGAATTTACCAAAATTACACATAAAGAAGCAATCGATATTTTACTAAATGCTGGTGTAAAATTTGAAAATAAACCAGCTCATGGCAGAGATTTAGCTAAAGAACACGAGAAGTATTTAACAGAAAAACATTTCGGCACTCCAGTATTTGTAACTAACTGGCCAAAAGACATTAAAGCCTTCTATATGAGATTGAATGACGACAATGAAACAGTAGCTGCTGTTGACTTAATTGTTGCTGGTAGTGGTGAACTTGTTGGTGGTTCTCAACGCGAAGAACGCTTAGATTTACTAGAAAAACGCATGGAAGAGATGCATATTCCTAAAAAAGACCTCGATTGGTACCTAGATTTACGCAGATATGGTGGTTGTGTCCACTCAGGATTTGGTCTAGGATTTGAACGTTTATTAATTTATCTAACAGGTGTTGAAAACATCAGAGACGTCATCCCATTCCCAAGAACACCAAAAAATTTAGAATTCTAA
- a CDS encoding DNA recombination protein RmuC, which translates to METTLIILSAVLVLVLILMGVLIFLLVKKPKSTDDEARIRYQQELVTKIEHLRNEFAKELELVNAKSKGEIKDELDKFKDYLTHKVTTDVTSINEKVERRLTEGFKTTQELFNGIKERLTVIDTTQKNIEKLSTNVDELSGLLSDKKLRGLYGEAQLYNILNNVFGEGNKVLYEQQKKLSNGTMVDAIIYGPEGVGNIPIDSKFSLENYLLMNDDKASQDERNQAQKDFKTNIKKHIDDISSKYILKGETADQAIMFIPSESVFAEIHAKYPDLIEFAQKRLVWITSPTTLVYMLTMIIVIASNIDREKNAERMLKELEGLYKDFRLFFERWDEVKKAIDKMNKVADDLEKPMERLNKKVYQIEKSDFDQLKDESIIDKY; encoded by the coding sequence ATGGAAACAACATTAATTATTTTATCGGCTGTATTGGTGTTAGTGCTCATTCTAATGGGTGTACTGATTTTTTTACTTGTCAAAAAGCCTAAATCAACTGATGATGAAGCACGTATAAGATATCAACAAGAACTTGTCACTAAAATTGAGCATTTAAGAAATGAATTTGCTAAGGAATTAGAACTTGTTAATGCGAAATCTAAAGGTGAAATTAAAGACGAACTCGACAAATTTAAAGATTACTTAACACATAAAGTAACCACAGATGTGACCTCAATCAATGAAAAAGTTGAACGTCGATTAACTGAAGGATTCAAAACGACGCAAGAATTATTCAATGGCATCAAGGAGCGATTAACAGTTATTGATACAACACAAAAGAATATAGAGAAATTATCAACGAATGTAGATGAATTATCCGGACTCTTATCAGATAAAAAGTTGCGCGGCCTCTATGGTGAAGCACAACTTTACAATATTTTAAATAATGTTTTTGGTGAAGGTAATAAAGTCTTATATGAACAACAAAAGAAACTTTCAAACGGCACCATGGTGGATGCGATTATCTATGGTCCTGAAGGTGTGGGTAACATTCCAATCGACTCTAAATTCAGTTTAGAAAACTATTTGTTAATGAATGATGATAAAGCCTCACAAGATGAAAGAAACCAAGCTCAAAAAGACTTTAAAACAAACATTAAAAAGCATATTGATGATATTAGTTCTAAATACATTTTAAAAGGTGAAACAGCAGACCAAGCAATCATGTTTATTCCGTCTGAATCTGTCTTTGCAGAAATTCATGCAAAATACCCAGATTTAATTGAATTTGCTCAAAAAAGATTGGTTTGGATTACATCACCAACAACACTTGTCTATATGCTGACAATGATTATTGTGATTGCATCAAATATTGATAGAGAGAAAAACGCTGAACGCATGTTAAAAGAACTTGAAGGTTTATATAAAGACTTTAGGTTATTCTTTGAACGTTGGGATGAAGTTAAAAAAGCAATTGATAAGATGAACAAAGTAGCGGATGATTTAGAAAAACCAATGGAACGCTTAAATAAAAAGGTTTATCAAATCGAAAAGTCTGATTTTGATCAGTTAAAAGATGAATCTATCATTGATAAATATTAA
- the jag gene encoding RNA-binding cell elongation regulator Jag/EloR — translation MLKQVEIEAKTQQEALKKASELLKIAEDKIELEIVKEKKGFLGVGATTTFKATPKIDLTTEGKIYLEGIVSALGIDCKMEFRSHNPNEIYYRLQTSENALLIGKDGRTLLALQTLLRNHLASFSKDPILVTLDIGNYHENRKKQLEILATKTAKDVARTRIAVKLDPMNAFDRRIIHAKLAEWRDVETESEGEGDERAIIIKPKRK, via the coding sequence ATGTTAAAACAAGTTGAAATTGAAGCTAAGACTCAACAAGAAGCACTTAAAAAAGCGTCTGAATTGTTAAAGATCGCAGAAGACAAAATCGAACTTGAAATTGTCAAAGAGAAAAAGGGATTTCTCGGTGTTGGTGCAACAACTACATTTAAAGCAACCCCTAAAATTGACTTAACTACCGAAGGTAAAATCTATTTAGAGGGTATTGTTTCTGCACTTGGTATTGATTGCAAGATGGAATTTAGATCACATAATCCAAATGAAATCTATTACCGACTACAAACATCAGAAAATGCACTATTAATTGGTAAAGATGGTAGAACATTACTTGCCCTACAAACTTTATTAAGAAATCATTTAGCATCATTCTCAAAAGATCCAATTTTAGTTACATTAGATATTGGAAATTATCATGAGAATCGTAAAAAACAACTTGAAATTTTAGCAACTAAAACTGCTAAAGATGTTGCAAGAACAAGAATTGCAGTTAAACTTGACCCAATGAATGCTTTTGATCGTCGCATCATTCATGCTAAATTAGCTGAATGGCGTGATGTTGAAACCGAATCAGAAGGTGAAGGCGACGAACGTGCAATCATCATCAAACCAAAAAGAAAATAA
- a CDS encoding YidC/Oxa1 family membrane protein insertase, with protein MRKFLALLTVLALGFILVACQQSVNKTDLFVSPNKIVYTTTESANGKPIVSNSDYEVFVINDNQTATKIEATEFTSVITDLEDNIFKVTITHQNFTATYNVYMYDAAAIDPSAVAVRAVSATYGIDSDSEKLANVTKLYWTTIMNKIDLNGISVLSANFDAESSEDVVVEDAVSYFEAAQPEGYEQNIKKMSSLNVFTIKFDDAKETTIVVRNNTVKPIDNQLPISTEMENTFLGYIWDWILIIPISFIMQFFAGLFFNSYAVGIFFATIIVRTIAWPIYARANDMSMKMALAQPEMNKLQNKYALKKDPASQQKMQIEMMAIYKKYGISILGCFTPFFQMPIFLAMFQVVYRITQPGGMYTGAISNSKLFFGTLDLASVGGVTDVWSYVLAAIVGLTMWLLQKISAKKPSYAKNTGTQVKNEQQMQTEKTMKTVSMVMIAMMTITTFSSINALGFYWVVGNIYSIGQSLINRKLSERKHNKLKNQHSIV; from the coding sequence TTATTCTAGTTGCTTGTCAGCAATCTGTAAACAAAACTGACTTATTTGTTTCACCAAATAAAATTGTTTATACAACAACTGAATCAGCAAATGGTAAACCTATTGTTTCAAATAGTGATTATGAAGTATTCGTTATTAACGACAATCAAACAGCAACAAAAATTGAAGCAACTGAATTTACTTCAGTGATCACAGATTTAGAAGATAATATTTTCAAAGTAACAATTACACACCAAAATTTCACTGCTACTTATAATGTATATATGTATGATGCAGCTGCAATTGATCCAAGCGCAGTCGCAGTTAGAGCAGTATCAGCAACATATGGTATCGATTCAGATTCAGAAAAGTTAGCTAATGTAACAAAATTATATTGGACAACTATCATGAATAAGATTGATTTAAATGGAATTTCTGTTTTATCAGCTAATTTCGATGCCGAAAGTTCAGAAGATGTTGTAGTTGAAGATGCAGTATCATATTTTGAAGCTGCTCAACCTGAAGGCTATGAACAAAATATTAAGAAAATGTCATCATTAAATGTATTTACAATTAAATTTGATGATGCTAAAGAAACAACAATTGTTGTAAGAAACAATACAGTTAAACCAATTGATAATCAATTACCAATCTCAACTGAGATGGAAAATACATTCCTAGGTTATATTTGGGACTGGATTTTAATTATTCCTATCTCATTTATTATGCAATTCTTTGCAGGACTATTCTTTAATAGCTATGCTGTTGGCATCTTCTTTGCAACCATTATCGTACGTACAATTGCATGGCCAATTTATGCTAGAGCAAACGATATGTCAATGAAAATGGCACTTGCACAACCTGAAATGAATAAACTTCAAAACAAATATGCATTAAAGAAAGATCCAGCAAGCCAACAAAAGATGCAAATCGAAATGATGGCTATCTATAAGAAGTATGGTATTTCAATCTTAGGTTGCTTCACACCATTCTTCCAAATGCCAATCTTCCTTGCAATGTTCCAAGTTGTTTATAGAATCACTCAACCAGGTGGTATGTATACAGGAGCAATTTCAAACAGTAAATTATTCTTTGGTACATTAGATTTAGCATCAGTAGGTGGTGTAACAGATGTATGGAGTTATGTACTTGCTGCAATTGTTGGTTTAACAATGTGGTTATTACAAAAGATTTCAGCTAAAAAACCATCTTATGCTAAAAACACTGGTACACAAGTTAAAAATGAACAACAAATGCAAACTGAAAAAACAATGAAAACCGTATCAATGGTTATGATTGCTATGATGACAATTACAACATTCTCATCAATTAACGCGTTAGGATTCTACTGGGTTGTAGGTAACATTTACTCAATCGGTCAATCATTAATTAACCGTAAGTTATCTGAAAGAAAACACAACAAGTTAAAGAATCAACATTCAATCGTTTAA